The Nocardioides humi genome includes a region encoding these proteins:
- a CDS encoding DUF2752 domain-containing protein — MNPSNDGPANGVVAESMARARPIRLTLDRRDGHRQYTLIATILALVGVVMAAAMAVFGLPPFSLSGPLHDLGLICPLCGGTRSARLTAQGNLAEAWNYNPLGIVAVLGAAATVMRTSFGWTTRRWLNVQWSLSPKQRRALLILAIAMLVLLEIRQIQRADLLTSS; from the coding sequence ATGAATCCATCGAACGATGGTCCTGCAAACGGGGTCGTCGCAGAGAGCATGGCGAGGGCGCGGCCCATTCGCCTGACGCTCGACCGACGAGACGGCCACCGTCAGTACACGCTCATCGCCACGATCCTCGCTCTCGTCGGTGTAGTGATGGCTGCGGCAATGGCTGTGTTCGGACTGCCTCCGTTCAGCCTGAGCGGGCCATTGCACGACCTGGGTCTCATCTGTCCGCTCTGCGGCGGCACCCGGTCGGCGCGCTTGACCGCTCAGGGCAACCTGGCTGAAGCTTGGAACTACAACCCATTGGGAATCGTCGCGGTACTGGGAGCCGCGGCTACCGTGATGCGCACATCGTTCGGATGGACCACCCGCCGCTGGCTCAATGTGCAGTGGAGCCTCAGCCCTAAGCAGCGTCGTGCGCTTCTCATACTGGCGATCGCCATGCTTGTCCTGCTCGAGATCCGCCAGATCCAGCGTGCAGACCTCCTCACCTCCAGCTGA
- a CDS encoding YHS domain-containing protein, translating to MTEIGTFMFADLAGYTALTEAHGDERAADLAQMFCERVCSLELDHGGRDVKTLGDAVMSWVPDPREAIALGVRIVDVIGRSHGFPAVRVGMHYGSAVRRGDDWFGATVNLAARVADLATAGQVLLTDATRRRAGRLTEIEVRDNGDHRFKNVAQAVRIWSARSGRHGPPLPVDPVCRMVIDPARAAAQTTREGERYWFCSEHCLEAFDS from the coding sequence ATGACCGAGATTGGGACCTTCATGTTCGCAGACTTGGCCGGTTACACGGCGCTCACTGAGGCGCACGGGGACGAGCGAGCTGCTGACCTGGCGCAGATGTTCTGTGAGCGCGTGTGTTCCCTCGAGCTGGATCACGGCGGCCGTGACGTGAAGACTCTCGGCGACGCTGTCATGTCCTGGGTTCCCGATCCGCGGGAGGCGATCGCACTTGGAGTACGCATCGTCGACGTGATCGGCCGCAGCCACGGCTTTCCGGCAGTCCGGGTCGGCATGCATTACGGGTCAGCCGTGCGGCGAGGAGATGACTGGTTCGGGGCGACAGTCAACCTTGCCGCGAGAGTTGCAGATCTCGCCACGGCCGGGCAGGTGCTGCTCACCGACGCGACCCGAAGGCGAGCAGGCAGGCTCACGGAGATCGAGGTCCGCGACAACGGCGACCACCGGTTCAAGAACGTCGCGCAAGCAGTTCGGATCTGGTCCGCGCGTAGTGGCAGACACGGGCCGCCCCTGCCGGTCGATCCCGTCTGTCGCATGGTGATCGACCCCGCACGGGCTGCCGCCCAGACGACACGCGAGGGCGAGCGCTATTGGTTCTGCTCCGAGCATTGCCTTGAGGCATTCGACAGTTGA
- a CDS encoding cytochrome P450, producing MTFPALKTVDSTMALLRDPYRYISRRAAERGSQTFETRLLMRPTTCMTGAEAAAVFYDPKRFQRAGAAPPPLQKTLFGQGGVQGLDGTGHRQRKAMFLEIAGPERVAALADLVTCEWRRAIPEWAAAGQIQLYPRLQVLLTRAVCEWAGMPLPDADVESRTRQLSALFDEAGHLGIGHLKSRVARKAADQWAVGIIEQIRADELDPPHASAAYVVAHHREPGGDQMSSRVAAVELLNVLRPTVATAVYITFVAHALDAEPAWRERLAHGDGGEDLAFVEEVRRHYPFFPAVAAIVRDDFEWRGHRFTRGRRVLLDLYGTNHDSTAWRDPERFNPERFLGAAPDRFAFVPQGAGTQPCTIGVPVNRSRPGS from the coding sequence ATGACCTTCCCCGCCCTCAAGACCGTCGACAGCACTATGGCCCTCCTCCGGGACCCCTATCGTTACATCTCCCGTCGTGCCGCCGAACGAGGAAGTCAGACCTTCGAGACTCGGCTCCTCATGCGGCCCACCACTTGCATGACGGGAGCCGAAGCGGCTGCCGTCTTCTACGACCCGAAGCGGTTCCAGAGGGCCGGCGCCGCCCCACCGCCACTACAGAAGACGCTGTTCGGTCAGGGAGGCGTTCAGGGTCTCGACGGCACCGGGCATCGGCAGCGCAAGGCGATGTTCCTCGAGATCGCTGGACCCGAGCGGGTCGCGGCGCTTGCCGATCTCGTGACCTGTGAGTGGAGGCGCGCCATTCCTGAATGGGCCGCCGCCGGTCAGATCCAGCTCTACCCCCGACTCCAGGTTCTCCTGACCCGGGCCGTTTGTGAATGGGCTGGGATGCCGCTACCAGACGCCGACGTTGAGAGCCGCACCCGGCAGCTCAGCGCCCTCTTCGACGAAGCCGGTCACCTCGGCATCGGTCACCTCAAGTCACGGGTAGCCCGCAAGGCCGCGGATCAGTGGGCGGTGGGCATCATCGAGCAGATCCGCGCTGACGAGCTGGATCCTCCGCACGCCTCCGCGGCGTACGTCGTCGCCCACCACCGTGAGCCAGGTGGCGATCAGATGAGTTCCCGTGTCGCGGCGGTGGAACTGCTCAACGTGCTGCGGCCCACTGTCGCCACGGCGGTGTACATCACCTTCGTCGCACATGCACTGGACGCTGAGCCGGCTTGGCGAGAACGCCTCGCCCACGGCGACGGGGGAGAGGACCTGGCGTTCGTCGAGGAGGTGCGTCGCCACTACCCGTTCTTCCCGGCGGTGGCCGCGATCGTCCGCGACGACTTCGAGTGGCGGGGCCACCGGTTCACCCGGGGCCGCCGCGTCCTGCTCGATCTCTACGGTACCAATCACGACAGCACAGCATGGCGCGACCCGGAGCGCTTCAACCCCGAACGGTTCCTCGGCGCAGCACCGGACCGGTTCGCATTCGTCCCTCAAGGGGCGGGGACGCAGCCCTGCACCATCGGTGTCCCGGTGAACCGATCGCGACCCGGCTCATGA
- a CDS encoding DHA2 family efflux MFS transporter permease subunit, protein MTTGYDDPRRWWALAALGLAVLTLGFDITIMNVALPTIATELEVGTDALQWMVNAYILVIAGLMLTCGALGDRYGRKRLLLIGLGLFGISSSIAAGVDSAGPVIAARGVMGMGAAIMMPVAFAVLAALFGPAERGRAVSLLVMGLGVGIPLGPIIGGYLLEHFWWGSIFLINVPIAIIGAIAIAFLLPESRDPTPRRPDVLGAVLSTAGLTSLVYGVIEAPSRGWSDLATIGPITAGLVVLAGFVAWELRVRDPMIDLHLFRRPQFLWASIAGVLVTFGMLGLLFVVPQYLQFVTGHDALGTGIRLLPLIGGLVVGAPAGERLAARTGYRVPVSAGLAVLAASAALGALTGLQSSYGFVATWLATAGLGIGMALAPAMDAVLDALPTEHAGAGTAITMTLRQTGGALGVALLGSLLAEGYANRVHTAGLPAEAAATARESIAGALAAATRLAEPSLAASAHAAYLHGMTLVLAATAITAGLSALLTALRLPGKPSAASVDDHRTLGATTSDDRDV, encoded by the coding sequence ATGACGACGGGATACGACGACCCGCGGCGCTGGTGGGCGCTCGCGGCTCTGGGTCTGGCGGTCCTGACCCTCGGTTTCGACATCACCATCATGAATGTCGCCCTGCCGACCATCGCCACCGAGCTGGAGGTCGGCACCGACGCACTGCAGTGGATGGTCAACGCCTACATCCTGGTGATCGCCGGCTTGATGCTCACCTGTGGGGCGCTGGGGGACCGGTACGGCCGCAAACGACTGCTCCTGATCGGGCTCGGCCTGTTCGGGATCTCCTCGTCTATCGCCGCAGGGGTCGACTCGGCAGGCCCCGTGATCGCCGCACGCGGCGTGATGGGTATGGGAGCGGCCATCATGATGCCGGTCGCGTTCGCGGTGCTGGCCGCGCTCTTCGGCCCGGCCGAGCGCGGCAGGGCGGTCTCGTTGCTGGTGATGGGTCTCGGGGTCGGGATCCCGCTCGGGCCGATCATCGGCGGCTACCTGCTCGAGCACTTCTGGTGGGGGTCGATCTTCCTGATCAATGTCCCGATCGCGATCATCGGCGCGATCGCCATCGCGTTCCTGCTCCCTGAGTCGCGCGACCCGACGCCACGCCGCCCCGACGTACTAGGAGCGGTGCTGTCCACGGCCGGACTCACCTCGCTGGTCTACGGGGTGATCGAGGCCCCCTCTCGCGGGTGGTCGGACTTGGCGACCATCGGGCCGATCACCGCCGGATTGGTGGTGCTGGCAGGTTTCGTGGCCTGGGAGCTGCGGGTCCGCGACCCGATGATTGACCTGCACCTGTTCAGACGGCCCCAGTTCCTGTGGGCGAGCATCGCCGGCGTCCTGGTCACCTTCGGCATGCTCGGACTGTTGTTCGTCGTCCCGCAGTATCTGCAGTTCGTCACCGGCCACGACGCACTCGGCACCGGGATCCGTCTACTGCCGCTGATCGGCGGGTTGGTCGTCGGCGCCCCGGCAGGGGAGCGGCTCGCCGCGCGCACCGGCTACCGGGTGCCGGTCTCCGCCGGACTGGCGGTGCTCGCCGCAAGCGCGGCACTCGGCGCGCTCACCGGCCTACAGTCCAGCTACGGATTCGTCGCCACATGGCTCGCCACAGCCGGACTCGGCATCGGGATGGCGCTCGCACCCGCCATGGACGCCGTCCTCGACGCTCTCCCCACCGAGCACGCCGGAGCCGGGACCGCGATCACCATGACCCTGCGCCAGACCGGCGGTGCCCTCGGAGTCGCCCTCCTCGGCAGCCTCCTCGCCGAGGGCTACGCCAACCGAGTGCACACCGCTGGCCTGCCCGCGGAGGCAGCAGCGACTGCCCGTGAATCGATCGCCGGAGCACTCGCCGCCGCCACACGCCTCGCCGAGCCCTCGCTCGCCGCCAGCGCGCATGCCGCCTACCTACACGGCATGACCCTCGTGCTGGCCGCCACGGCCATCACCGCCGGGCTCAGCGCGTTGCTCACCGCGCTCCGTTTGCCTGGCAAGCCAAGCGCTGCTTCCGTTGATGATCACCGCACCCTCGGCGCGACGACCTCCGACGACAGGGACGTCTGA
- a CDS encoding MMPL family transporter — translation MVTTTTVHDERSGRREPEIAPGAFLRFLLRRRGLVLLVALLLMILAGVAGQDAGDKLVSGAYLDPSAESQRASRLLTEQFPGGPPNLVLLAEAQGGDLDSQEAEQSGRDLTEQLAETPGVASVQSYWTTQDPALRADDGRSALITLQLTGGEHAAQETAASVVEDLEEMSSTLRVRATGPAAVGLAVDEQAESDLVSAEMVTLPITLLVLLLVFGSAIAAGLPLLVGAGAVVGTLAVLGLLAEATTMSSYALNLTTALGFGLAVDYSLFLVTRFREERRAGRTVDASVVVAVRTAGRTVVFSAVTVALSLAALLLFPMPFLRSLGYAGIAVTALAAVIAVIVGPALLALVGHRLDRADVFSPIRRRVARRRAAMGEDRQAWHRIAALVMRRPVLVLISVSAVLVLLVLPFAGVRFGLLDHRTLPADHPVTETAERLVHDFPSAAEDPIAVVLPEQSGTSVDEDELDAYAAQLSTLPGVSAVETATGRYADGQPNAPAGEQAAALDARYTSAAGTWVAVTPLASEPADARDVVDEIRDQPAPGEMMVAGSAATLVDATDTIADRLPYALGVIALSTFVLLFLFTGSLLIPVKAIVTNLLSLSATFGALVYVFQEGHLRWLVGDFTPTGTLETTLPVLVFCIAFGLSMDYEVFLLSRITEAHRNGATTSEAVAQGLQRTGGLITAAAAILITVFLALAASNLTALKVIGVGLTLAVVLDATIVRALLVPAIMRLAGEANWWAPSPLRRLHDRLGLTD, via the coding sequence ATGGTGACGACGACGACGGTGCACGACGAGCGGAGCGGGAGGCGGGAGCCGGAGATCGCGCCGGGCGCGTTCCTGCGGTTCCTTCTCCGGCGCCGTGGGCTCGTGCTCCTGGTGGCACTGCTGCTCATGATTCTGGCCGGTGTCGCCGGGCAAGACGCTGGCGACAAGCTGGTCTCTGGTGCCTACCTCGATCCTTCAGCAGAGTCTCAACGCGCGTCGCGGTTGTTGACAGAGCAGTTTCCCGGTGGGCCGCCGAATCTGGTTCTGCTCGCCGAGGCACAGGGCGGAGACCTCGACTCCCAGGAAGCGGAGCAGTCAGGACGCGACCTCACCGAGCAGCTCGCGGAGACACCTGGCGTGGCCAGCGTGCAGTCCTACTGGACGACGCAGGACCCTGCCCTGCGCGCGGACGACGGCCGATCCGCCCTGATCACGCTGCAACTGACCGGCGGCGAGCACGCCGCGCAGGAGACGGCGGCAAGCGTCGTCGAGGATCTCGAGGAGATGTCGAGCACGCTGCGAGTGAGGGCCACCGGACCAGCTGCGGTCGGGCTGGCGGTCGACGAGCAGGCCGAGAGCGACCTGGTGTCTGCGGAGATGGTGACGTTGCCCATCACCCTGCTCGTGTTGCTGCTGGTGTTCGGCTCCGCGATCGCGGCGGGCCTGCCGCTGCTGGTGGGAGCGGGTGCGGTCGTGGGGACGCTGGCGGTCCTGGGGCTGCTCGCCGAGGCAACGACGATGTCGAGCTACGCACTGAACCTGACGACCGCTCTGGGGTTCGGGCTGGCGGTGGACTACAGCTTGTTCCTGGTCACCCGGTTCCGCGAGGAACGACGCGCCGGTCGCACTGTTGACGCCTCCGTTGTCGTTGCCGTGCGTACCGCTGGGCGCACCGTGGTGTTCTCCGCGGTCACGGTCGCGCTCTCGCTAGCGGCACTGCTGTTGTTCCCGATGCCGTTCCTGCGATCGCTGGGATACGCCGGGATCGCGGTCACCGCGCTGGCGGCCGTGATCGCGGTCATCGTGGGTCCCGCGCTCCTCGCCCTGGTCGGGCACCGACTGGACCGAGCCGACGTGTTCTCCCCGATTCGCCGGCGGGTCGCCCGGCGCCGCGCGGCGATGGGGGAGGATCGGCAGGCCTGGCACCGGATCGCCGCGCTGGTGATGCGGCGCCCCGTGCTGGTCCTGATCTCGGTCAGCGCGGTCCTCGTGCTGCTGGTGTTGCCCTTTGCCGGGGTGCGGTTCGGGCTGCTGGACCACCGGACCCTGCCCGCCGACCACCCCGTCACGGAAACCGCCGAACGGCTGGTCCACGACTTCCCCAGCGCGGCCGAGGACCCGATCGCCGTGGTGCTGCCCGAACAATCCGGGACATCGGTCGACGAGGACGAGCTGGACGCGTACGCCGCCCAGCTCTCAACCCTGCCGGGGGTCAGCGCCGTGGAGACCGCCACCGGCCGCTACGCCGACGGACAACCGAACGCTCCCGCCGGTGAGCAGGCCGCCGCCCTGGATGCTCGCTACACCTCGGCGGCGGGGACCTGGGTGGCCGTCACGCCGCTGGCCTCGGAGCCCGCCGACGCCCGCGACGTGGTGGATGAGATCCGTGACCAGCCCGCGCCGGGGGAGATGATGGTCGCCGGATCAGCCGCAACCCTGGTGGATGCCACCGACACGATCGCCGACCGCCTGCCGTATGCGCTGGGCGTCATCGCCCTGTCCACGTTCGTGCTGCTGTTCCTGTTCACCGGGTCGCTGCTGATTCCGGTGAAGGCGATTGTGACCAACTTGCTCAGCCTCAGCGCCACTTTCGGCGCGCTGGTGTACGTGTTCCAGGAGGGTCACCTGCGCTGGTTGGTCGGTGACTTCACCCCGACCGGCACGCTGGAGACCACGCTGCCGGTGCTGGTCTTCTGCATCGCCTTCGGCCTTTCTATGGACTATGAGGTCTTCCTGCTCTCGAGGATCACCGAGGCCCACCGCAATGGCGCCACGACCTCCGAGGCCGTCGCCCAAGGCCTGCAGCGCACCGGCGGGCTGATCACGGCCGCGGCCGCGATCCTGATCACCGTGTTCCTCGCACTGGCCGCCTCGAACCTGACGGCGCTGAAGGTGATCGGTGTCGGCCTGACCTTGGCGGTCGTACTGGACGCCACCATCGTGCGTGCCCTGTTGGTGCCCGCGATCATGCGGCTGGCGGGCGAGGCGAACTGGTGGGCGCCATCGCCGCTGCGGCGCCTGCACGACCGGCTCGGACTCACCGACTGA
- a CDS encoding ArsR/SmtB family transcription factor, producing MPMTTPNPDPALLRGAAMFHGLADRNRLAIVRQLADGERRVVDLTESLGLAQGTVSGHLACLRECGLIVGRPEGRQMFYSIAHPELMDLLGAAERLLALTGDAVELCPNYGPAAGTPAATTPTTEEVAP from the coding sequence ATGCCAATGACAACGCCCAATCCAGACCCGGCGCTGCTGCGGGGCGCCGCAATGTTCCATGGCCTCGCGGACCGCAATCGGCTGGCGATCGTCCGACAGCTCGCTGATGGCGAGCGGCGCGTCGTGGACCTGACGGAGTCCCTCGGACTGGCGCAGGGCACCGTGTCGGGTCATCTTGCATGCCTGCGCGAGTGCGGCCTCATCGTCGGCCGGCCCGAGGGCCGGCAGATGTTCTACTCCATCGCCCATCCCGAGCTGATGGATCTGCTCGGCGCAGCCGAGCGGTTGCTCGCCCTCACCGGCGATGCCGTCGAGCTCTGCCCGAACTACGGCCCTGCGGCTGGCACCCCTGCCGCGACCACCCCCACCACCGAGGAAGTAGCACCGTGA
- a CDS encoding heavy metal translocating P-type ATPase, producing MTDACGCGNDEPRNDDGEVEEQEPERLWEVSELRFAALAGLFLLAGFIADRSGASDESAIGLNAVALALGAWTFVPNTLKRLAKGKIGVGTLMTIAAVGAVILGEVAEAAMLAFLYSISEGLEEYAVARTRRGLRALLSLVPAEATVLRGGAQVTVAPVDLAIGDLLLVRPGERVATDGVIRDGRTAIDVSALTGESVPVEVGVGDTVYAGSINGTGVLEVEVTTTAEDNALARIVTIVEAEQSRKGNAQRLADRIAKPLVPGIMVLAAVIAIAGSVLGDPATWIERALVVLVAASPCALAISVPVTVVAAIGAASRIGALVKGGAALEALGRIRAVALDKTGTLTRNEPAVVEVATATGHTREQVLDIAAALESRSEHPLARAILAAIPEHRSADGVEAVTGAGLTGTVDGRPARLGRPGWIPAGDLAEPVTRMQQAGATAVLVEYDGTVIGAVAVRDDLRPEAIEVVARLRAGGYQVAMLTGDNERTASALAAEAGITDVHADLRPEDKSAIIRRLRDSRPTAMVGDGVNDAPALATADVGIAMGAMGSDVAIETADVALMGEDLRHLPHSLTHARRARSIMLQNVGLSLALIAVLIPLAALGVLGLAAVVLVHEIAEIFVIGNGVRAGRARPLPPPPVQTSTAAAMPAEAGAR from the coding sequence GTGACGGACGCCTGCGGCTGCGGCAACGACGAACCACGCAACGACGACGGAGAGGTCGAGGAGCAGGAGCCAGAGCGGCTATGGGAGGTCAGCGAACTGCGGTTCGCCGCCCTCGCCGGACTCTTCCTCCTCGCGGGCTTCATCGCCGATCGTTCTGGTGCATCTGACGAGTCGGCGATCGGCCTGAACGCCGTTGCGCTAGCCCTGGGCGCCTGGACCTTCGTCCCGAACACCCTGAAGCGGCTGGCGAAGGGCAAGATCGGCGTCGGGACTCTGATGACGATCGCCGCCGTGGGTGCGGTCATCCTGGGCGAGGTCGCCGAGGCTGCGATGCTGGCGTTCCTCTACTCCATCAGCGAGGGCTTGGAGGAGTACGCCGTCGCCCGCACCCGCCGGGGCCTGCGCGCGCTCTTGTCCCTGGTTCCGGCGGAGGCGACCGTCCTTCGCGGTGGCGCCCAGGTCACGGTCGCTCCGGTCGACCTCGCGATCGGCGATCTGCTGCTTGTCCGGCCAGGTGAGCGCGTCGCCACCGACGGCGTCATTCGCGACGGCCGCACCGCAATCGACGTCTCCGCATTGACTGGTGAGTCCGTTCCGGTCGAGGTCGGCGTCGGTGACACCGTCTACGCCGGCTCGATCAACGGCACCGGCGTCCTCGAGGTCGAGGTCACCACGACTGCCGAGGACAACGCCCTGGCACGGATCGTCACCATCGTCGAGGCCGAGCAGTCCCGCAAGGGCAACGCCCAGCGGCTCGCCGACCGCATCGCCAAGCCCCTGGTGCCCGGGATCATGGTCCTCGCCGCCGTCATCGCCATCGCCGGCAGCGTGCTGGGCGACCCCGCGACCTGGATCGAGCGCGCCCTGGTCGTCCTGGTTGCCGCCTCTCCTTGCGCGCTGGCGATCTCCGTGCCGGTTACCGTGGTCGCCGCCATCGGTGCAGCCAGCCGCATCGGCGCGCTGGTCAAGGGTGGGGCGGCCCTGGAAGCCCTCGGCCGGATCCGCGCCGTCGCCCTGGACAAGACCGGCACCCTGACCCGCAACGAGCCCGCCGTCGTTGAGGTCGCCACTGCTACCGGCCACACCCGGGAGCAGGTTCTCGACATCGCCGCAGCCCTCGAGTCTCGCAGCGAGCACCCCCTCGCGCGGGCCATCCTCGCCGCGATCCCCGAGCACCGTTCTGCCGACGGCGTCGAGGCCGTCACCGGCGCCGGCCTCACTGGAACCGTCGACGGCCGGCCCGCCCGTCTGGGGCGCCCCGGCTGGATTCCCGCAGGCGACCTCGCCGAGCCGGTCACGCGCATGCAGCAGGCGGGCGCCACCGCGGTGTTGGTCGAGTACGACGGCACCGTGATCGGCGCCGTCGCCGTCCGCGACGACCTGCGCCCCGAGGCGATCGAAGTGGTCGCTCGGCTGCGCGCCGGCGGCTACCAGGTCGCCATGCTCACCGGCGACAACGAGCGCACCGCGAGCGCTCTCGCCGCCGAGGCGGGGATCACCGACGTGCACGCCGACCTTCGCCCTGAGGACAAGTCGGCCATCATTCGCCGACTCCGTGACAGCCGTCCGACAGCGATGGTCGGTGACGGCGTCAACGACGCGCCGGCTCTGGCCACGGCCGACGTCGGGATCGCGATGGGCGCGATGGGCAGCGACGTGGCGATCGAGACCGCCGATGTCGCCCTGATGGGTGAAGATCTGCGTCACCTACCGCACAGCCTGACCCACGCCCGCCGGGCGAGGTCGATCATGCTGCAGAACGTGGGCCTCTCCCTCGCTCTGATCGCGGTTCTGATCCCGCTGGCCGCTCTCGGCGTGCTCGGACTCGCCGCAGTGGTCCTTGTCCACGAGATCGCCGAGATCTTCGTCATCGGCAACGGTGTCCGTGCTGGCCGGGCCCGCCCGCTCCCCCCGCCGCCCGTGCAGACGTCCACGGCTGCCGCCATGCCTGCAGAGGCCGGGGCCAGGTGA
- the lspA gene encoding signal peptidase II, translating into MSRAPASVAISARTGRAAVALVAAAVAAVDLAAKAVSEVRLADSTVDLGLIQLQLAYNPGVAFSMGDRLPVWVIVAATAAISVGFAVYAWLRAPRAGWVERVAGGAVIGGAVANVVDRARDGVVTDYLHTGWWPTFNLADTFLVMGCIAIALVHARPGQVADEVREEPAQVDPVTPDTKDP; encoded by the coding sequence GTGAGCCGCGCCCCTGCCAGCGTCGCCATCAGTGCCCGGACCGGCCGCGCCGCAGTCGCGCTGGTCGCGGCCGCGGTCGCCGCCGTTGATCTGGCCGCCAAGGCTGTCTCTGAGGTGCGGCTCGCCGACTCGACCGTCGACCTGGGTCTCATCCAGCTGCAGCTGGCGTACAACCCAGGGGTGGCGTTCAGCATGGGTGACCGGCTGCCGGTCTGGGTTATCGTCGCCGCCACGGCGGCAATCTCGGTCGGGTTCGCCGTGTACGCCTGGCTCCGGGCACCACGAGCCGGTTGGGTCGAACGAGTCGCCGGCGGCGCCGTGATCGGCGGAGCGGTCGCCAATGTGGTCGACCGTGCTCGTGACGGTGTGGTCACCGACTACCTGCACACTGGCTGGTGGCCGACCTTCAATCTCGCCGACACGTTCCTCGTCATGGGATGCATCGCGATCGCGCTGGTGCACGCCCGCCCCGGGCAGGTGGCTGACGAAGTACGGGAGGAGCCGGCACAGGTCGATCCGGTCACCCCAGACACGAAGGACCCGTGA
- a CDS encoding cadmium resistance transporter: MNTITAALQAIGLFLVTNIDDIIVLSLFFARGAGQRGTTAKIIAGQYLGFGGILLAALAVTFGAGYFLPDGVIPYFGLIPLLLGAYHAWRVWRNGDDDNDNVADRPIGALTVAAVTFANGGDNIGVYVPVFLAVGTGALVAYCVVFLALVVVLVLAAKFVATRKPIAEVLERWEHILFPLVLIGLGLVILIEGGAFGL; this comes from the coding sequence ATGAACACGATCACCGCCGCGCTGCAGGCGATCGGCTTGTTCCTGGTGACCAACATCGACGACATCATCGTCCTGTCACTGTTCTTCGCCCGCGGAGCCGGACAACGAGGCACCACCGCAAAGATCATCGCTGGGCAGTACCTCGGATTCGGCGGCATCCTCCTCGCCGCCCTAGCAGTGACCTTCGGCGCCGGGTACTTCCTCCCCGACGGCGTAATTCCATACTTCGGCCTCATTCCGCTGCTGCTGGGCGCGTACCACGCCTGGCGGGTCTGGCGCAACGGGGACGATGACAACGACAACGTCGCGGACCGCCCTATCGGCGCTCTGACCGTTGCCGCAGTCACATTCGCCAACGGCGGAGACAACATCGGGGTCTACGTCCCGGTGTTCCTGGCGGTCGGTACTGGCGCCCTCGTGGCCTACTGCGTCGTCTTCCTGGCCCTGGTCGTGGTCCTCGTTCTAGCCGCGAAGTTCGTCGCCACGCGCAAGCCGATCGCCGAGGTGCTCGAACGTTGGGAGCACATCCTGTTCCCTCTGGTCCTCATCGGACTGGGCCTCGTCATTCTGATCGAAGGAGGCGCGTTCGGCCTATGA
- a CDS encoding DsbA family protein, giving the protein MKPQVRVSLLVAGVFVAVVATLLVLAGRDSGGAGADAPGGASDSRLVREDSRIIGQRGSSDVVFVEFLDFECEACRAAFPVVEDMREKYGDQVTFVARYFPLPGHFNAERAARAVESSARQGKFEEMYHKMYETQASWGEQQVPLDDLFRQFAAEIGLDMEQYDADYASEEVAARVQRDVEDGIALGVQGTPTFFLDGKRFEPASVEDFEEGLMEALAE; this is encoded by the coding sequence ATGAAGCCACAGGTCAGGGTGTCCCTACTGGTTGCCGGCGTTTTCGTCGCGGTGGTGGCGACACTGCTGGTTCTCGCCGGCCGCGACAGCGGCGGGGCGGGTGCCGATGCCCCCGGTGGTGCGTCCGACAGTCGACTCGTGAGGGAGGACAGCCGGATCATCGGCCAGCGCGGCAGCAGCGACGTCGTGTTCGTCGAGTTCCTGGATTTCGAGTGCGAGGCGTGCCGGGCGGCGTTCCCGGTCGTGGAGGACATGCGTGAGAAGTACGGCGATCAGGTGACGTTCGTGGCCCGCTACTTCCCGCTCCCCGGGCACTTCAACGCCGAGCGCGCTGCTCGCGCGGTGGAGTCTTCGGCCCGGCAGGGCAAGTTTGAGGAGATGTACCACAAGATGTATGAGACCCAGGCGTCCTGGGGCGAGCAGCAGGTCCCGCTTGACGACCTGTTCCGGCAGTTCGCCGCGGAGATCGGTCTCGACATGGAGCAGTACGACGCCGATTACGCCTCCGAGGAGGTTGCGGCTCGAGTGCAGCGCGACGTCGAGGACGGCATTGCCCTCGGCGTCCAGGGCACGCCCACGTTCTTCCTCGATGGCAAGCGGTTCGAGCCCGCGTCGGTCGAAGACTTCGAGGAAGGCCTCATGGAGGCCCTGGCCGAGTGA